A part of Rattus norvegicus strain BN/NHsdMcwi chromosome 4, GRCr8, whole genome shotgun sequence genomic DNA contains:
- the Kcp gene encoding kielin/chordin-like protein isoform X6, with protein sequence MSVKRSLVRCVPVKCQPSPCPNPVLRPGHCCPVCQASGCTEGHSHRDHGQEWTTPGDPCRICQCLEGHIQCRQQECASLCPYPARPLPGTCCPVCDGCFLNGREHSSGEPVGSQDPCSSCHCANGSVQCEPLPCPPAPCRYPGRIPGQCCPVCDVPCPPVQAVNTRDMNIGARRPLPSKRMAAAFGAPARLVKYPVRNRTARSPPVSTLPPAPSSAQPVCSMVRSLLRGSSGSQMTSPVLPVPAKTECLCAGLHFALQYPANILPSRPVSAQPDPVFSGFDQPTLTSLPHLGACCPSCESCTYHGLVYSNGQNFTDVDSPCQTCYCEDGTVRCSVINCPSLTCAKPQNGPGQCCPKCPDCILEAQMFVDGERFPHPRDPCQECLCQEGQTHCQLRACHSAPCGHPLPSTCCRNDCKGCAFGGKEYLNGADFPHPTDPCRMCRCLSGNVQCLARRCPPLACPQPVLTPGDCCPQCPDAPAGCPQSGNTVLVRHQEHFFQPGDPCSRCLCLDGSVSCQRLPCPPAPCAHPRQGACCPSCDGCLYHGKEFANGERFPSPSVTCHVCLCWEGSVNCEPRACAPAQCPFPTREDCCPACDSCEYLGVSYLNSQEFPDPREACNLCTCLGGFVTCTRRPCEPPACSHPLILPKHCCPTCQGCLYHGITAALGETLPDPLDPTCSLCTCEEGSMRCHKKPCPPALCTHPSPGPCFCPVCRSCLFQGQEHQDGEEFEGPEGSCERCRCLAGQVSCMRLQCPPLPCLLQATEPGTCCPRCTGCRVRGEEHPEGSSWVPADSPCSSCMCHKGIVTCAQVQCVSACIWPQQGPSDCCPSCSGCEHEGRKYEPGESFQPGDDPCEVCICELKGKGPPSLHCRRRQCPSLVGCPPSQLLPPGPQHCCPACAQALSNCTEDLLGSELVPPDPCYTCQCQDLTWLCTHRACPALSCPLWEHHTTPGSCCPVCKDPTGSCSHQGRWVASGEHWIVDACTSCACVAGTVHCQSQRCRNLSCGRDEVPALSPGSCCPRCLPGLASCMAFGDPHYRTFDGRLLHFQGSCSYVLAKDCHSEDFSVHVTNDDRGRRGVAWTQEVAVLLGTVAVRLLQGRTVMVDQHTVTLPFLREPLLYIELRGHTVILHAQPGLQVLWDGQSQVEVRVPSSYRGQTCGLCGNFNGFAQDDLQGPDGRLLPTEAAFGNSWKVPKGLGPGRPCSAGREVDPCRAAGYRARREANARCGILKSSPFSRCHAVVPPEPFFAACVYDLCACGPGSSADTCLCDALEAYASHCRQAGVTPVWRGPTLCVVGCPVERGFVFDECGPPCPRTCFNQHIPLGELAAHCVRPCVPGCQCPAGLVEHEGHCISPEACPSVLLTGG encoded by the exons ATGTCAGTCAAG AGGAGCCTGGTTCGGTGTGTGCCTGTGAAGTGCCAGCCAAGCCCCTGCCCCAACCCAGTCCTGAGACCTGGACACTGCTGCCCAGTCTGCCAAG CCTCCGGCTGCACAGAAGGTCACTCTCACAGGGACCATGGCCAAGAGTGGACCACTCCTGGAGACCCCTGCCGCATCTGCCAGTGCCTG GAGGGGCACATCCAGTGCCGCCAGCAGGAGTGTGCCAGTCTTTGTCCATACCCTGCCAGGCCCCTTCCGGGTACCTGCTGCCCAGTGTGTGACG GCTGTTTCCTAAATGGGCGGGAGCACAGCAGTGGGGAGCCCGTGGGCTCCCAGGACCCCTGCTCCAGCTGCCACTGTGCT AATGGGAGTGTCCAGTGTGAGCCTCTGCCCTGCCCGCCTGCACCCTGCAGATATCCGGGCAGGATCCCCGGGCAATGCTGCCCTGTCTGTGATG TCCCCTGTCCTCCTGTCCAGGCTGTAAATACCAGGGACATGAATATCGGAGCCAGGAGACCTTTACCCTCCAAGAGAATGGCCGCTGCCTTCGGTGCACCTGCCAG GCTGGTGAAGTATCCTGTGAGGAACAGGACTGCCCGGTCACCCCCTGTGTCCACACTGCCTCCGGCCCCCAGCTCTGCTcag CCTGTGTGCTCAATGGTGAGGAGTTTGCTGAGGGGATCCAGTGGGAGCCAGATGACCAGCCCTGTACTACCTGTTCCTGCCAAGACGGAGTGCCTGTGTGCAGGGCTGCACTTTGCTCTCCAGTACCCTGCCAACATCCTACCCAGCCGCCCGGTGAGCGCCCAGCCAGATCCTGTCTTCTCTGGCTTTGACCAGCCCACCCTGAccagcctgccccacctaggtgCCTGCTGCCCCAGCTGTGAGAGCTGCACCTACCACGGCCTAGTGTATTCTAATGGGCAGAACTTCACAGATGTGGACAGCCCTTGTCAGACCTGCTACTGTGAG GATGGGACTGTGAGGTGTTCGGTGATCAACTGTCCTTCCCTGACCTGTGCCAAGCCCCAGAATGGACCAGGCCAGTGCTGCCCCAAGTGCCCAG ACTGCATCCTGGAGGCACAGATGTTTGTAGATGGGGAGCGCTTTCCTCATCCAAGAGACCCCTGCCAGGAGTGCCTGTGTCAGGAAGGCCAGACTCACTGCCAGCTCCGAGCCTGCCACAGCGCCCCCTGTGGTCACCCTCTGCCAAGCACCTGCTGCAGGAATGACTGCAAAG GCTGTGCCTTTGGCGGGAAAGAGTACCTCAACGGAGCAGACTTCCCGCATCCCACTGATCCGTGTCGCATGTGTCGCTGTCTG AGCGGCAATGTACAATGCCTGGCGCGTCGCTGTCCGCCACTGGCCTGTCCGCAGCCAGTCCTCACTCCGGGAGACTGCTGCCCTCAGTGCCCCG ATGCCCCTGCTGGCTGCCCACAGTCAGGGAATACGGTCCTTGTCCGCCACCAGGAGCACTTTTTCCAACCGGGAGACCCCTGCAGCCGCTGCCTCTGCCTGGACGGCTCCGTGTCCTGCCAGCGACTGCCCTGTCCTCCTGCTCCCTGTGCCCACCCGCGCCAGGGCGCCTGTTGCCCCTCTTGCGACG GCTGCCTGTATCATGGGAAGGAGTTTGCCAATGGAGAACGATTTCCATCACCTAGTGTCACGTGCCACGTGTGCCTCTGCTGGGAAGGCAGCGTCAACTGCGAGCCCAGGGCTTGTGCCCCTGCACAGTGCCCATTTCCCACCAGGGAAGATTGCTGTCCTGCCTGTGATA GCTGTGAGTATTTGGGGGTATCCTATCTGAACAGCCAGGAGTTCCCAGACCCCCGGGAAGCCTGCAACCTGTGCACCTGCCTTGGAGGCTTTGTGACTTGCACCCGCCGGCCCTGCGAGCCTccagcctgcagccacccactcATCTTACCGAAGCACTGCTGTCCAACCTGCCAGG GATGCCTGTACCACGGAATCACCGCTGCCCTCGGAGAGACCCTTCCTGATCCTCTTGACCCCACCTGCTCCCTCTGCACCTGTGAG GAAGGTTCTATGCGCTGTCACAAGAAACCATGTCCTCCGGCTCTCTGCACACACCCTTCTCCAGGCCCCTGTTTCTGCCCTGTGTGTCGCA GCTGCCTCTTTCAGGGCCAGGAGCACCAAGACGGGGAGGAGTTCGAGGGACCTGAGGGCAGCTGTGAGCGCTGCCGCTGTCTG GCTGGCCAGGTCAGCTGTATGAGGCTCCAGTGCCCGCCTCTGCCCTGCTTGCTTCAGGCCACAGAACCAGGCACCTGTTGTCCTCGATGCACAG GCTGCCGCGTTCGTGGGGAGGAGCATCCTGAAGGTAGTAGCTGGGTGCCGGCGGACAGCCCCTGTTCTTCCTGCATGTGTCACAAGGGCATTGTCACTTGTGCCCAAGTCCAGTGTGTCAGCGCCTGCATCTGGCCCCAGCAGGGGCCCAGTGACTGCTGCCCTTCATGCTCTG GCTGTGAGCATGAGGGCAGAAAGTACGAACCCGGGGAGAGCTTCCAACCTGGGGACGACCCATGTGAAGTGTGCATCTGCGAG CTGAAGGGCAAGGGGCCTCCCAGCCTGCACTGTCGCCGGCGCCAGTGCCCCAGTCTGGTGGGCTGCCCACCAAGCCAGCTACTTCCTCCTGGCCCCCAGCACTGCTGCCCTGCCTGTGCCC AGGCACTGAGTAACTGCACAGAGGACCTGCTGGGGTCTGAGCTGGTGCCACCAGACCCCTGCTACACCTGCCAGTGTCAG GATCTGACATGGCTCTGTACTCACCGGGCCTGTCCTGCGCTCAGCTGTCCCCTGTGGGAGCACCACACAACCCCTGGGAGCTGCTGCCCCGTGTGTAAAG ACCCTACCGGATCATGCTCGCACCAGGGTCGCTGGGTGGCCTCTGGAGAACACTGGATAGTGGACGCCTGCACCAGCTGTGCCTGTGTGGCTGGTACTGTGCACTGCCAGAGCCAGCGCTGCAGGAACCTCTCATGTGGCCGG GATGAGGTCCCTGCCCTGAGTCCCGGCAGCTGCTGTCCCCGCTGTTTGCCCGGGCTGGCTTCCTGCATGGCCTTCGGAGACCCCCATTACCGCACCTTCGATGGCCGCCTGCTGCACTTCCAGGGCAGCTGCAGCTACGTGCTGGCCAAGGACTGCCACAGCGAGGACTTCAG TGTGCACGTGACTAATGATGACCGGGGCCGGAGGGGTGTGGCCTGGACCCAAGAGGTAGCGGTGCTGTTGGGAACCGTGGCTGTGAGGCTGCTGCAAGGCAGGACAGTCATG GTGGACCAGCACACGGTGACCTTGCCCTTCCTTCGGGAGCCACTGCTGTACATTGAGCTTCGTGGTCACACCGTGATCCTGCATGCCCAGCCTGGGCTTCAG GTGCTGTGGGACGGGCAATCCCAGGTGGAGGTGAGAGTTCCCAGCTCCTACCGGGGCCAGACctgtggcctctgtgggaactTCAATGGCTTTGCCCAGGACGATCTGCAGGGTCCGGATGGGAGGCTCCTGCCCACAGAGGCTGCATTTGGGAACAGCTGGAAG GTCCCCAAGGGGCTGGGGCCTGGCCGGCCATGTTCTGCAGGCCGAGAGGTGGACCCCTGCCGGGCAGCAGGCTACCGTGCCAGACGTGAGGCCAATGCCCGGTGCGGGATCCTGAAGTCTTCACCGTTCAGTCGCTGCCATGCTGTGGTGCCACCAGAACCCTTCTTTGCCGCCTGTGTGTATGACCTGTGTGCTTGTGGGCCAGGCTCCTCAGCTGATACCTGTCTCTGTGATGCCCTTGAAGCCTATGCTAGCCACTGTCGCCAGGCTGGGGTGACTCCTGTCTGGAGGGGCCCTACACTCTGTG TGGTGGGCTGCCCTGTGGAACGTGGCTTTGTGTTTGATGAGTGTGGACCGCCTTGTCCCCGTACCTGTTTCAACCAGCACATACCCCTAGGGGAGCTGGCAGCCCACTGCGTGAGGCCCTGTGTTCCAGGCTGCCAGTGTCCTGCAGGCCTGGTGGAGCATGAAGGCCATTGCATCTCACCTGAGGCCTGCCCATCAGTCCTGCTTACTGGAGGCTAG
- the Kcp gene encoding kielin/chordin-like protein isoform X5, whose translation MAKSGPLLETPAASASAWNTKSCWIRRTTYSSDTPLTYCIVNTVFKRDHIPRHQRQPFQPTNLEGCISFHTNTQGVYGWESNVISLSWLNSGGRGGLSFAYPCQEGHIQCRQQECASLCPYPARPLPGTCCPVCDGCFLNGREHSSGEPVGSQDPCSSCHCANGSVQCEPLPCPPAPCRYPGRIPGQCCPVCDVPCPPVQAVNTRDMNIGARRPLPSKRMAAAFGAPARLVKYPVRNRTARSPPVSTLPPAPSSAQPVCSMVRSLLRGSSGSQMTSPVLPVPAKTECLCAGLHFALQYPANILPSRPVSAQPDPVFSGFDQPTLTSLPHLGACCPSCESCTYHGLVYSNGQNFTDVDSPCQTCYCEDGTVRCSVINCPSLTCAKPQNGPGQCCPKCPDCILEAQMFVDGERFPHPRDPCQECLCQEGQTHCQLRACHSAPCGHPLPSTCCRNDCKGCAFGGKEYLNGADFPHPTDPCRMCRCLSGNVQCLARRCPPLACPQPVLTPGDCCPQCPDAPAGCPQSGNTVLVRHQEHFFQPGDPCSRCLCLDGSVSCQRLPCPPAPCAHPRQGACCPSCDGCLYHGKEFANGERFPSPSVTCHVCLCWEGSVNCEPRACAPAQCPFPTREDCCPACDSCEYLGVSYLNSQEFPDPREACNLCTCLGGFVTCTRRPCEPPACSHPLILPKHCCPTCQGCLYHGITAALGETLPDPLDPTCSLCTCEEGSMRCHKKPCPPALCTHPSPGPCFCPVCRSCLFQGQEHQDGEEFEGPEGSCERCRCLAGQVSCMRLQCPPLPCLLQATEPGTCCPRCTGCRVRGEEHPEGSSWVPADSPCSSCMCHKGIVTCAQVQCVSACIWPQQGPSDCCPSCSGCEHEGRKYEPGESFQPGDDPCEVCICELKGKGPPSLHCRRRQCPSLVGCPPSQLLPPGPQHCCPACAQALSNCTEDLLGSELVPPDPCYTCQCQDLTWLCTHRACPALSCPLWEHHTTPGSCCPVCKDPTGSCSHQGRWVASGEHWIVDACTSCACVAGTVHCQSQRCRNLSCGRDEVPALSPGSCCPRCLPGLASCMAFGDPHYRTFDGRLLHFQGSCSYVLAKDCHSEDFSVHVTNDDRGRRGVAWTQEVAVLLGTVAVRLLQGRTVMVDQHTVTLPFLREPLLYIELRGHTVILHAQPGLQVLWDGQSQVEVRVPSSYRGQTCGLCGNFNGFAQDDLQGPDGRLLPTEAAFGNSWKVPKGLGPGRPCSAGREVDPCRAAGYRARREANARCGILKSSPFSRCHAVVPPEPFFAACVYDLCACGPGSSADTCLCDALEAYASHCRQAGVTPVWRGPTLCVVGCPVERGFVFDECGPPCPRTCFNQHIPLGELAAHCVRPCVPGCQCPAGLVEHEGHCISPEACPSVLLTGG comes from the exons ATGGCCAAGAGTGGACCACTCCTGGAGACCCCTGCCGCATCTGCCAGTGCCTG GAACACTAAGTCATGCTGGATTAGGAGGACAACCTACTCCAGTGATACCCCACTAACCTACTGTATCGTCAACACTGTTTTCAAAAGAGATCACATTCCGAGGCACCAGAGGCAGCCGTTTCAACCTACAAATCTGGAGGGGTGTATTTCATTCCATACAAACACCCAGGGAGTGTATGGCTGGGAGTCTAATGTCATTTCTCTCTCTTGGCTGAACTCTGGGGGTCGGGGGGGTCTCTCCTTTGCCTACCCTTGCCAGGAGGGGCACATCCAGTGCCGCCAGCAGGAGTGTGCCAGTCTTTGTCCATACCCTGCCAGGCCCCTTCCGGGTACCTGCTGCCCAGTGTGTGACG GCTGTTTCCTAAATGGGCGGGAGCACAGCAGTGGGGAGCCCGTGGGCTCCCAGGACCCCTGCTCCAGCTGCCACTGTGCT AATGGGAGTGTCCAGTGTGAGCCTCTGCCCTGCCCGCCTGCACCCTGCAGATATCCGGGCAGGATCCCCGGGCAATGCTGCCCTGTCTGTGATG TCCCCTGTCCTCCTGTCCAGGCTGTAAATACCAGGGACATGAATATCGGAGCCAGGAGACCTTTACCCTCCAAGAGAATGGCCGCTGCCTTCGGTGCACCTGCCAG GCTGGTGAAGTATCCTGTGAGGAACAGGACTGCCCGGTCACCCCCTGTGTCCACACTGCCTCCGGCCCCCAGCTCTGCTcag CCTGTGTGCTCAATGGTGAGGAGTTTGCTGAGGGGATCCAGTGGGAGCCAGATGACCAGCCCTGTACTACCTGTTCCTGCCAAGACGGAGTGCCTGTGTGCAGGGCTGCACTTTGCTCTCCAGTACCCTGCCAACATCCTACCCAGCCGCCCGGTGAGCGCCCAGCCAGATCCTGTCTTCTCTGGCTTTGACCAGCCCACCCTGAccagcctgccccacctaggtgCCTGCTGCCCCAGCTGTGAGAGCTGCACCTACCACGGCCTAGTGTATTCTAATGGGCAGAACTTCACAGATGTGGACAGCCCTTGTCAGACCTGCTACTGTGAG GATGGGACTGTGAGGTGTTCGGTGATCAACTGTCCTTCCCTGACCTGTGCCAAGCCCCAGAATGGACCAGGCCAGTGCTGCCCCAAGTGCCCAG ACTGCATCCTGGAGGCACAGATGTTTGTAGATGGGGAGCGCTTTCCTCATCCAAGAGACCCCTGCCAGGAGTGCCTGTGTCAGGAAGGCCAGACTCACTGCCAGCTCCGAGCCTGCCACAGCGCCCCCTGTGGTCACCCTCTGCCAAGCACCTGCTGCAGGAATGACTGCAAAG GCTGTGCCTTTGGCGGGAAAGAGTACCTCAACGGAGCAGACTTCCCGCATCCCACTGATCCGTGTCGCATGTGTCGCTGTCTG AGCGGCAATGTACAATGCCTGGCGCGTCGCTGTCCGCCACTGGCCTGTCCGCAGCCAGTCCTCACTCCGGGAGACTGCTGCCCTCAGTGCCCCG ATGCCCCTGCTGGCTGCCCACAGTCAGGGAATACGGTCCTTGTCCGCCACCAGGAGCACTTTTTCCAACCGGGAGACCCCTGCAGCCGCTGCCTCTGCCTGGACGGCTCCGTGTCCTGCCAGCGACTGCCCTGTCCTCCTGCTCCCTGTGCCCACCCGCGCCAGGGCGCCTGTTGCCCCTCTTGCGACG GCTGCCTGTATCATGGGAAGGAGTTTGCCAATGGAGAACGATTTCCATCACCTAGTGTCACGTGCCACGTGTGCCTCTGCTGGGAAGGCAGCGTCAACTGCGAGCCCAGGGCTTGTGCCCCTGCACAGTGCCCATTTCCCACCAGGGAAGATTGCTGTCCTGCCTGTGATA GCTGTGAGTATTTGGGGGTATCCTATCTGAACAGCCAGGAGTTCCCAGACCCCCGGGAAGCCTGCAACCTGTGCACCTGCCTTGGAGGCTTTGTGACTTGCACCCGCCGGCCCTGCGAGCCTccagcctgcagccacccactcATCTTACCGAAGCACTGCTGTCCAACCTGCCAGG GATGCCTGTACCACGGAATCACCGCTGCCCTCGGAGAGACCCTTCCTGATCCTCTTGACCCCACCTGCTCCCTCTGCACCTGTGAG GAAGGTTCTATGCGCTGTCACAAGAAACCATGTCCTCCGGCTCTCTGCACACACCCTTCTCCAGGCCCCTGTTTCTGCCCTGTGTGTCGCA GCTGCCTCTTTCAGGGCCAGGAGCACCAAGACGGGGAGGAGTTCGAGGGACCTGAGGGCAGCTGTGAGCGCTGCCGCTGTCTG GCTGGCCAGGTCAGCTGTATGAGGCTCCAGTGCCCGCCTCTGCCCTGCTTGCTTCAGGCCACAGAACCAGGCACCTGTTGTCCTCGATGCACAG GCTGCCGCGTTCGTGGGGAGGAGCATCCTGAAGGTAGTAGCTGGGTGCCGGCGGACAGCCCCTGTTCTTCCTGCATGTGTCACAAGGGCATTGTCACTTGTGCCCAAGTCCAGTGTGTCAGCGCCTGCATCTGGCCCCAGCAGGGGCCCAGTGACTGCTGCCCTTCATGCTCTG GCTGTGAGCATGAGGGCAGAAAGTACGAACCCGGGGAGAGCTTCCAACCTGGGGACGACCCATGTGAAGTGTGCATCTGCGAG CTGAAGGGCAAGGGGCCTCCCAGCCTGCACTGTCGCCGGCGCCAGTGCCCCAGTCTGGTGGGCTGCCCACCAAGCCAGCTACTTCCTCCTGGCCCCCAGCACTGCTGCCCTGCCTGTGCCC AGGCACTGAGTAACTGCACAGAGGACCTGCTGGGGTCTGAGCTGGTGCCACCAGACCCCTGCTACACCTGCCAGTGTCAG GATCTGACATGGCTCTGTACTCACCGGGCCTGTCCTGCGCTCAGCTGTCCCCTGTGGGAGCACCACACAACCCCTGGGAGCTGCTGCCCCGTGTGTAAAG ACCCTACCGGATCATGCTCGCACCAGGGTCGCTGGGTGGCCTCTGGAGAACACTGGATAGTGGACGCCTGCACCAGCTGTGCCTGTGTGGCTGGTACTGTGCACTGCCAGAGCCAGCGCTGCAGGAACCTCTCATGTGGCCGG GATGAGGTCCCTGCCCTGAGTCCCGGCAGCTGCTGTCCCCGCTGTTTGCCCGGGCTGGCTTCCTGCATGGCCTTCGGAGACCCCCATTACCGCACCTTCGATGGCCGCCTGCTGCACTTCCAGGGCAGCTGCAGCTACGTGCTGGCCAAGGACTGCCACAGCGAGGACTTCAG TGTGCACGTGACTAATGATGACCGGGGCCGGAGGGGTGTGGCCTGGACCCAAGAGGTAGCGGTGCTGTTGGGAACCGTGGCTGTGAGGCTGCTGCAAGGCAGGACAGTCATG GTGGACCAGCACACGGTGACCTTGCCCTTCCTTCGGGAGCCACTGCTGTACATTGAGCTTCGTGGTCACACCGTGATCCTGCATGCCCAGCCTGGGCTTCAG GTGCTGTGGGACGGGCAATCCCAGGTGGAGGTGAGAGTTCCCAGCTCCTACCGGGGCCAGACctgtggcctctgtgggaactTCAATGGCTTTGCCCAGGACGATCTGCAGGGTCCGGATGGGAGGCTCCTGCCCACAGAGGCTGCATTTGGGAACAGCTGGAAG GTCCCCAAGGGGCTGGGGCCTGGCCGGCCATGTTCTGCAGGCCGAGAGGTGGACCCCTGCCGGGCAGCAGGCTACCGTGCCAGACGTGAGGCCAATGCCCGGTGCGGGATCCTGAAGTCTTCACCGTTCAGTCGCTGCCATGCTGTGGTGCCACCAGAACCCTTCTTTGCCGCCTGTGTGTATGACCTGTGTGCTTGTGGGCCAGGCTCCTCAGCTGATACCTGTCTCTGTGATGCCCTTGAAGCCTATGCTAGCCACTGTCGCCAGGCTGGGGTGACTCCTGTCTGGAGGGGCCCTACACTCTGTG TGGTGGGCTGCCCTGTGGAACGTGGCTTTGTGTTTGATGAGTGTGGACCGCCTTGTCCCCGTACCTGTTTCAACCAGCACATACCCCTAGGGGAGCTGGCAGCCCACTGCGTGAGGCCCTGTGTTCCAGGCTGCCAGTGTCCTGCAGGCCTGGTGGAGCATGAAGGCCATTGCATCTCACCTGAGGCCTGCCCATCAGTCCTGCTTACTGGAGGCTAG